Part of the Arvicanthis niloticus isolate mArvNil1 chromosome 2, mArvNil1.pat.X, whole genome shotgun sequence genome, AAGCTAGTGATTTGCCCTGAGAGAAAGCACAGGACTGAAGGGTGTTGACGTTTAGTGGGAAGTTTGGAGAGGATAATGGGTCCTGAGCCTGCTGGACTCCTCTGGGTTCCCAGCTGCTGTGGTTGTTTGGGAGTGTTCCTTACCTTTTGTCCTGCATGCAGCAGAATTCCTGGAAAGCCTTCAGACTGTACAGTCTTTAGAGAAGCAGACAAACTGGTGTTCTGCTCAGGCTCAGGCTGGAGGAGCAGGTgggaagatacacacacacacacacacacacacacacacacacacatgtgtgtgtgtgaatgtatatccACCAGAGGAATGGGCATGGGACAGTTAAGATGCAGCATGCTGTGACCCTGAAAATCACAGAAATTTGGGATGGCATCAGTAGAGCTAACTCCCTTCCTGTCTCTATGCCTACATGGGCTACCTAACCACAACTCCCAAGTAGGCCAATATAAGCAGGGAGTCATGTATCCAGCACCTGGAATGCCTCTCCGTGCTAATGAGTCATCTCAGCATCCTTAGTCTTCAACCAATGACCTTACGTTCCTTGATCTTAACATGTCCTTCACCAAAATTATATAATCCTTTATTCATAAAGTGTATGTGTTTAAACCcaccttcatttttaaaaaagtacaaacAAGATAATATCAcctcagagagctgcttcattagAGATTGCCAGGGAAAGACTTGACCTAAAGGAGCTATAACACCAAGATTATCTTAGgagaccttctctcttctttttgcccccacccccagcacttgTTCTTAATCATACATAGATCCTACTCTTTCCAGACTCTACTTCACCCTTCCAGTCAGGAGGGCAACAGGGTCTGACACCTCTAAGGGAGAAGTTGACCCCATCTGGacatcattctttctttttctggactGGTATACTGGCAGTGCCCAGACATTCCAAGAGGAAAGGAGAACCAGAACTGCAGCATTTGTACCaaattctgcttttctctttcatcacgGCATACAGTAGAACTCTGATGATCTAGAAGGAAACAAAGACTGCCAACTAAGCCAGAAACATTTCACATTGTCCTCCCTCAGCCAGTGTATTGGAGAAACAGAACTCGGCACCACAcatatgatcatatatatatgtatatatgtatatatatgtatatatatgtatatatatatatgaacatatgtgtgtatacatacatatgtatgtatatatttactgtTCAGTTCATTtcatgttacttgtatatatgtttttagaGTTGACCATTTGACTCTGGACAAACAATTGTTATGCTCTTCATTGGGGAATATCATTTCTTCCACTTACAAAGGAAGAAGGCAGCTAAGTTTTATTCAGCTATGGCACTTATAAACCACATTGACAACCATCCTCTTGGCCTGATAGCCTTAAAAgtgtaatagtggcacaaatgtaTCCTTAGTAACTAATAGCTCTTTCATTGAACTTAAGCCTACTTAAGAAGGAAGTAATGCTTAGTACTAGAAATCTTGCTAACTTCTCAATCCTAATGAAGTCAAGTttattggaggagaatctacaatCACTAattactaaaccagcacaatctCTAACAACAATGTAATCATAAAGTGTAGTCCTTATCCCTCAACAAGAATACATTTCTTTGTAGTCGgtataaaatatattgtgtatGCCTTGCACCTGGATGCCACAGAGCAAAGTTTGGAACTAGGAGTCCACAATGGTTTCTAGTCCTCTGTCTGCCTGTGGCACCCAGGTGTTGCAAGCACTCTACAGGGAAAGTCAGTAACAGGGTATGTGGGTTTTCTATCATTACTTCTGTGAGTAGAAGGCAGAGTGAGGGTTGAGTATACCAGAGAGGCTGGAAGAGAAAAAGCCTTCAGGAGTGTTATGCGCTGCTCTTTAAGGCCAGGCCTTTCCCTTAGCATTCATTAATAAAGCAGTTCTCTGAGATAATCCTTGCTTATTCATATTGCTTTATTGAAGGTAGATTTGAGTGCTTACATGTTATTGGGGTGAACTAGGGCTTATATACTTCTTGGGGGAGGGAATACCCAGGAAGGAAAAGTCCTTGGCTGAAGACTCAGGGCTATCTAGATATCACATTAGTATGGAGGTGAACTCCAGGTGATAAACTACATGGCTGAATGTCTAGATCCTCTCAGTGGAGTGTTGTGATtatgtgttccagagcaggtacagagacagagaggatgtGGCTTGACTCCTGTTATTCTCAAATCTCTGAGATTCCCGAGGTTTGATCTTGCTCACTATTAGCAGTTCTTATGCCTTTCGGATAGCAAGGTACCATGTGCCATACAGGtagagaccattatagaaagTAGCAACCAatgaaaatgcagagttgtggagcccagtcacAATAGATATATCTACAAATTACTTGTGCAACTAAGCCTCAGGGAATATtgcagaagagagggaagaaagactgAGGATGAAGGATGGAGGACTTTGTTGTGAGATTATGTCGCCTGGTAACAACAGAAGCTATATCCATAAAGTCTCAACATCAGGATTGTGAAACATGAGATGAGTATGAAAGAACACAAATAGACATGGCAAATACagtattgtttttttaaacatttattttgttatttatagtAAAGGTACCAGAAATGATGTGATTAGGACTTCTTTATCTATTACAGCTATCTCTGACAAAATATCCATTTCCTAAAATAGAGTAAAATTGTGGAGTCacagtttttctaatttttccataACAGTATAATAGTAGCCATTATGTCTGTGAggataaataacaaaaaatttcCATTTATCTAAAATGGAAAAGAATTAATTTACTGATTCATCCATATACACAGTCCTCATGGCTTGGGATCTTATCTTCTTGGGGCTTGCAACTTTTGTTGACTATGCACTGTCTTGTTATCTTGCTGTATTGCTCACATTTATTCTGTAGATAGGATAAGACTGAGAAACATGCTCCATCAGCAGAGGACTCACTTTCCTTCAAACAGTTTGTCTTGGCACCACACCTTCCTCATGGCATTCTTCATGTCTGTATTCCTCAGTGTGTAGATGAGAGGGTTGAACAATGGGGCAATCATGGTGTAAAACAGAGCAAATACTTTGTCATCCCCAACAGAATCACCCATTGGGACATAGGTAAAGATGAGTGGCAAGAAGAACATGAATACAACAGTGATATGTGAGCCACAGGTAGAAAGAGCTTTGCGGCGACCCTCTGATGACCTGGTCCTCAAGATGGATAAAATGATGATGTAAGAAATGACCAAGGCAAGAAAGGTCAAAATGGACAGAACTCCTGTTGTGGTAATGACTACAATAACCAGGAGTCTTGTGTCAGTGCAGGCCAGCTTCATCAGGGGGAGTATGTCACAGAAATAGTGGTCTATTTCATTGGTGCCACAAAAGGGaagtctaataataataaatacatgtacaAGTGAGTGTATAAAAGCACCAATAGCTGAGGCTATCACAAGGATGTAACATACCTGTCTGTTCATAGTGATCATGTAGTAAAGGGGTCTGCAAATGGCTacatagcgatcataggccatgGCCACCAAGATAAAAATCTCAGTGGCACCAAAGAAGTGGGCATAAAACATCTGGGTGATGCAGCCACTGTAGGAGATGGTGTTCCGTTGTACAAATAAGTCTATAATCAATGTTGGGGCCACTGTGGAAGTGAAGCAGACATCCATGAAGGACAGATAGCTGAGAAAATAATACATTGGCTGCTCAATAAGTTGACTGCCCCTGAGAGTTATAAGAACAACCAGATTTCCACAGAGAATTGCAAGATAGCAAAGCAAGAACAACACAGCACACATTGCTTTGACATTCTCATTATGGAAAAGTCCTAGAAAGATAAATTCTGTGAGGTTTCCAAATCCCATCACTTTGGCATTCCTAATTATTTAGATGGAGAACAGGTTGTGTCTGAAACCTTGCTGTTTCAAGTCTTTCTACTTATTTCAAAATCATTTATATCCAATAAGTATATAAGTAAAACTCATGCAATAATTGAAAGTAGAGTAAGTTCATTCATGAGAACAAATGCACAGAGAAAAACTAATAAATTGATTgtaatgaaaattataaattacTTTTAGTCATTGGGGAAATTCCAAATCTTGATATTTATTAGAAATAAGGTAGATACttcaattaaacacacacactctaagtTCCAAATTGAGATAGGAGTCCACAAGTTGACATCatgaaaggttttttgttttgtttttatgttttttttgtttttgtttttatttatttttgtagatgTAAAGGCTATTCTAATTCTCAGTCTTTCATAATGATTAAAATACCTGAATTCTGAAAGTGTGCGCTGATACTCTAGTTCAGTGGACTAAACATGTCACATTATTGGGCATCTTCACAGCAATCTCAGAGGTGTCTTTAAAACTTACGATAgttaaaaagaataatatatgTGATAAAGAGCACCCAGCAACTTTTTAGAGAAGAGGATAGTTTCTTGTCCAGTATCCAAAGAGACTATGATTTCCTTGATTTCACCTTATTTCCCAGTTCATTTTCCAGTCTTTTCTGGAGGCCCCCGTTGTTAGCATCAATTGCTCATATTCTGGAATCACTTTGGAGGTTAGCTCCTTCAGAGACACAGAATACATCCAGAGGACTGCCTTCCCTCCACCTGTTTAAACAGCATGTGTCTTAAAATTGAAGCATATATTTTCACTTTACCAGATTCCCTGCATGTGcatgataaaaaaatatttcagtgaaaagaaaaaatataaaatatttccttctttccctttttattctcTGTAAATCTAGTAATAGATCTAAAATGTGACACATAGATGCTCAATTCAAGACAGCTTTATAAAAGTAAATCAATTAATCAACCTTATTCATGAATAAAAATGTCCCtataatacaaagaattaaaacaGTAAAAGATCAGTGCTCTTTGTACTGTATGGTACTACAAATAAATCTCCAAGAAAAGTACAGTTAACACAGAAAGAGATTGTGGATAGAATCTTGTGGATTGATTCATGTTTTACCCACTGATCTCATGTTAATACAGTCTCTTCTAACTATTCCACCAATCTCTGAAAGTTTCACATGAGAAAAGGTCCAGTTATAAATCTAAAATCAggagaatgcaaattaaaaatcaaTGTCACATTATTCTCAGTTGATGGCATTGTGcacatataaattaatttttaaagacaaattaaTAAGTAGGAGCATTCAATTCAACCTTgtgaacatttgaaaaaaaatagaaaaggtcTAAATACACAGGAGTAACGAAGCAGAAATAGAGTATCATATGTTCATACAGTGCAAACCAAATACTTCAGTAACCTAACTGGATATGTTTGACAGTAAGGAAATCATATAATGTAAGCATAAGACAAAAGGTGTTAAATAAATGACCCAAATATAAAAGTATGTGAAAAAGTCATGTCTATGAATTCTTGAATTTTACAAGGTTCAGAATGGCATGGTTACATTTGAGGTATAAAGAAGGTAATCATCAAAAGATATTATAATCAAACTATATCTTAATTTCCCTATCAGTAAGATTTTACTCCCTTCTCTAATTAAAAACTCATTGAAGAACAATGCATTGTATACTAAGTGGGATTTAGGTCAATAAAGAAGAAATTGTAATCTTTATTGCAATTCTGTGAAAGCCTGAAGGCCTCATTCTTTATTATTTAACACATGATTTTCTCCTTTACTGGTGTGAATGAAGTTGCAGAAGAAATTGCTTATGCATTCTAGTTCCCAAATTGTCACATATAGTTTGAATATAAGTAGATACACTCCTGTTCCATATACAGATGGACAAAGAAAtattccacaaaagaaaacaagaaacacatctaATCAGCACCCATATTTACAGAAATATCCCTAATTCTTCATTTGCTCTCAGGATGAAGAAAACTAAATCCTCTTGTCCTTTTAAGTTCTTAATAGGATTGGAATATAATCTATAATCTCTTAGATATAAATTTGAAGTCGAGGTTTCAAAAAAGAATGCAAAGGGAGGAAGGCATACTCAACCACACTTTCACAGTCTTGTTTAgttttttacatatattattcTCTTTATGAATAATCTTTGCCAGTTAAGTCCTCAGACTCAATCACTAAATCTGCCCAGAAGAAAGTTGGCCAGCACTAGAATTATGCTGCTCCTATGCATGGAATGGGCTTTTTCATAATCACTGCCTATCATATAATGCTGagttttgatttttctcatgtgaaataatactatataatattttctacCAAAGGGGATTTATCTAAAAAGTATCCAAACAGGCAAGTCCTATGTAGGTATATATCTAAATATGTTGTAAGAactaaaattgtgtgtgtgtgtgtgtgtgtgtgtgtgtgtgtgtgcatgtgtgtgtaacttCTCCTTTAATTGGCTTATTTTATTAGAAGAACAAAAACTGTGAACGTTTCTGAGGCAAAAACAAGGGAACCcctcaggactttttttttcagtagtttTAATGTGTTCCACAATGTGGTTTTCTATAGAAGTAATGAGCTACTTTGGCAACTTTTTTGCAGTAAAAGGCTTGCACTAATAAAAACACAGGGAACATAGTACATCCTGACACCATGGATGGAGGGACAGAAATCAGGGAACACGTTTACTAAGGAAAAACTAATCTAATACCTGCAAACAAATATCCTGCTTATTACGTGGAATAATTAGACCAAACACTTGCAGAAATTGACACTTTACTTTCTGTACAAATAGGATAATTTTGGTTAATTAGAGATTTGTTAGATGTATAATGTACATTTTCTTGTTAGTCTTTGATTTACATTAtactatttataaatatttgattttatcatCACTTTTCTATCTTAAGTAACTAAAATGGTATCCTTACTTCCCTTCGCATTTTAATCCAGCATTTCTCagactaaaatttaaaattaagactTTAATAACGTATTCCCGTGACAGATTTTGTTAGAAAACATCTTCTAAAATTTTCTCCTAAACTTTGTACCAAACTATAAAAATAAGTAGTTAGGatacaaatgtaatgaatttaAGGTTATCAAAAAATAGTTATCAAGCTGCTATATTTTCAGGATACATAGTTCATAAGAATTAAGGTTCAGctgaaaagcaagaaaataaattatattattctatgatttttatttagtgtcaaatatttttaaagcaaaaaaaaaaataagaaaggatgaCATAcggaaaataaaataacaaagcttACCTTTCAATGTTGACCAATTCCTATTTGTgacaataaacattaaaaatttatcCTAACACAAAATAATAAGTAGATGTTTCAAGAGGTGAAAACGAAATCAAATAAGCAGAATAGATGCTCTGTGTAGTGCTATCAGATTGTAGTTAACATAAATAATGTCTTTGGCACTTACTCTGTGAATACTGAAAATCAAAATTAACACTCATCAGATGCATGTGAAAAGTGGGAGATGCATCCTGACATAttgcattttcttccttccttctctgtgatGATGAAGCTTCAAGCCCAGTTCTGCCAGGCTCAGTGTTTCTGGTGCAGCTGCAGTCAGGTAGAAGAGAATTTAAGGGCACTGGAGAGACTTGGATGAAATCCCACCTGACACTCCCCAAGGACATTCTGGGAGAAATATGTCAAAAATAAACTCATGATTATTTTAACTAAATTTTATGTTTAGCTTTCcatgtgtaatttaaaaatattttaaattatttagatATATGATACAGCATACTATAAGATTTATGTTAAGGGGAAAAGTACTCTAAAATATTTGCCAAtgtcttcacagaaattgaatcTTTACACAATTATATCTTGATAGTCTTCTTAACTGTTAAATATCAATCTATTATCAATTAATCTACTAATAATAAacaaatttctctttttgataatATAATTATGATCAAACTTAAATGCATTCATTTCAAATTCCTTTAAGATGCACTTCTTACAATGTCATTCCACCTTCCAAATTATGTTATCTGGTTTAAAACATCTGTTTTTTTCAGATCATATGACTTTCTTTCATGTGATCtcttttacttcattttgtttAATACTATtgtcttcttgatttcttctctATAATAACGTTTCTTATTGTTTGAGATTCtacttttttcttcatatatttttattggatattttcattatttacatttcaaaagttatcctCTTTCTCAGTTTTTCCCCTTGGAAAGCCCCTATCGAATCCCCCCTCCCAATGCTTCTATAATGGTGTTCcccaacccatccacccactccctcctccccgcccttgcattcctctacattagggcatcgagccttcacgggaccaagggcctcttctcccactgatgtctgacaaggccatcctctgctatatatgctgctggagccatgggtccctccatgtgtataccttggctggtggtttagtccctgggagctgtggaggtctggttggttgtaTTGTTGTTCTAcatatggggttacaaaccccttcagatccttTAATCCTCtctctaactactccattggAGAACCCGTGCTTAGTCCAGTGGTTGGATGCATCCATCTTTGCatttgtcagactctgacagagcctctcaagaaacagctatattaggctcctgtcagcatgaaagTCTTGActgacatccacaatagtgtctttttggtgactgtatatggaatatatccccaggtagggcaatctctagatggcctttgcttcagtatctgctccacactttgtctctgtatttgttcccatgagtattttgttactcctaagaaggaccaaagcatccacactttggtcttctttctacatgagcttcatgtggtctgtgaattttatcttgggtatttcaaatttttgagctaatatccacttatcagtgattacaTAACCTGTATgatcttttgtggttgggttacctcattcaggatgatattttctagtttcatcattTTCCTAAGAATGTCATGAATTCATTGCTTTTAGTAACAGAGTAGTaatctattgtataaatgtaccaattttttgtatccattcctctattgaaggacatctgggttcttttcagctcctgactattataaataaggctgctatgaacatagtggagcaggtgtccttgttaaatgttggagcatcatttgggtatatgcccaaatgATATACCCAGTagtgatatagctgtgtcctcaggtaatgctatgtccaattttcagaagaaccgccagactgatttccagagtggttgtaccagcttgcaatcccaccaacaattgaggagtgttcctctttctccacatcctcgctagcacctgctatcacctgagtttttattcttagacattctgacttgtgtgaggtagaatctcatggttgttttggtGTGcgtttccatgatgactaaggatgttgaaaatttcctcagttgaaaattctttgtttagctctgtaccccatttttaatagggttatttgattctatggtgtctactttcttgagttctttgtatatattggatattagctatttattggatgtaggatgggtaaagatcttttcccaatctgttggttgccgttttttcctattgacagtgtcctttgccttacagaagctttgcaattttatgaggtcccatttgtcaattgttgatcttagagcacaagccattggtgttctcttcatgAACTTTTTCCCTATGCCCAGGTGTTCCAGGTTTAGGAGTTAGCTAATAGAATTTTTGTGGTCACCtaagtatactatcctatcatctgcaaatagtgatattttgacttcttatttttcaatttgtattcctttcatctccttctgttgtctaattgctctggctaataCTTTGAGTTCTAttttgaatagatagggagatagtaggcagccttgtccagtccctgatcttagtgggattgcttcaagtttctctccatttagtttgatgttggctactggtttgctgtatattgcttttactatgtttctgtatgggccttgaattactgatctttccaagacttttaccatggagggatgttgaattttgtcaaatgctttctcagcacctAATGAGGTGATCATGTGATCTTTGATCTTTTTccttgattttatatatatagtgGATTAAGTTGATGAATTTGCACATATTGAATCATAATGACCCATTACTCACTTTTGCTTTTTCTCACAAAACACTCCCATAAacccattctttttctctttccaactcttggtttctgttttcattaactCTTGTTAAATAcattgcatatgtatgtatatatatatatatatatatatatatatatatatatgtatatgtatatatatatatatacatatatatatatatgtgtatgtatatatatacatacacatatatatatgcatatatatatgtatgagttgtttatttgtatgtgaatacatatgcttatgcatatgtatatattatatgttctaTGTTGTATGATATAtcatttatacatatgtgtacataatatagatgtaaatttacatttatatgacatatatgtgtgtgtatgtatatatattcctaaatacataaatataaccttCTCAGTCTGTATATGGTAAGATGTATTAATGTGTCCAGGCTGATGATTTGGTATGAGATAACTagttgataatatttttttttttttttggagtagaCTATTTCACCCACTTCTAGAACTccttagtttcttttatttttaacacacattttattgaatttttctatggttttaaggaaattatttaaattgtttgttgGGACAAATAAAACTAATTATTTTAGACCTCCATGGTATTATGAATTTGTGGTTTGATTTtacaagtaatatatatatatatatatatatatatatatatatatatatagagagagagagagagagagagagagagagagagagaatatcatggCATTTACTGTTTCAAAAGAGGTACCACCAAGAAATTTGATCAGAATGTGCAAAGAGaaacacataaaactaaaatttagTCTCTGCTAATATGTTTCATCATTAATATTATGTGAAACTGAATATAATAAATCTATGTTGCTGTTTTTTACATTATTGTTATTACATTTTTGTAGGCATAATGGGAAAAATAATATGACATCCTCCTATTTGTTAGAGTAAGTGCCATCTCCTaagaatctcaaaaaaaattttgcaAAGGTCCTGTTGCTCCAAAATCAAACAGTCCTCTGAGTGGGGAATGAGATTGATTataggaaagacaaaaagaagactCAGAGATAAAAGTTAGAAATCAGGAGAGCCGCAGGTCTGTGCCACACCAGCCACTAATGAATTTCTCAAAGCCTTTATATACTTTTCAGTATTGTTAGAAACAAAGAcccaacatgttggcagccaagtacatggcttgaccctgaaaatggatccccagacagagttattaaattaacaggctggtaagccaagatGGATAAGtctctgcacagagccttaccaacctaagacagaagtgcattacttttgataatgcatattacaTGACAGTTAActaaggcattcttgtcagaatgacctaagacaggctcagtcttgttaatggaataaaaaagggagagattcagagagcctttggggctagttggcaagaatctgacatgggccaaggacaaggaaatgggttgcttggcaggTATTATGACATtgggcaaggacaaggaagtaggcttcaggtaggaatctaaatcttagcctagaacaaagaagtaatttcaggtaggaatctaaatcttaggctagaacaaagaaataatctcaggcaagaacctaaatattaggctagaacaaagaagtaacttcagaaatgaatctaaattttagactagaacaaagaagtaggcttcagacgtgaaaatgaccttgggctaggacagggaagtaggctcagctactttggtcaccctgataaggccttagaaacagtgatcacaggagtgttcacgtaattgggtttaatgccttgcttgttccttgactatttgcatctattgtattgctagttcatcaacctagaactgacgttaatacatgcatgtagtcaaaatagtataaaaacataaaggaggaggggatgggatagggggtgtttagggaggggaaatgggaaagaagtatgatatctgaaatgtaaataaataaaatatccaacaacaaaaaaaaaagaaagtctccaGTTAGCAGAGATGATAGCTGAAGTACTTAGGATATCTGTACCCACCCAGACGCCTCCCTGTTCCTTCCACCATGATTAAGAGAATGTTCAATCCCTTGCCTTGAGCTTCAAGTGTAGCTCCTCTTATTGTTCTGTGCATCAGACAGCAAGGAAATATGCTAGCAGACCTTGACCTGCCTTGACATTGCCTGACAGTCAGGCTTTCACAAAAGTCGGCAAAAATGTCCCCCTATAAATTACCCCAATGTGTTTCTAAGGGTGTCCTTAAGTACCATAAGGCTTAGAGGATacaatttattttctcacagtttcAAAGGCTAAAATCTAAAATCACACTTGCAGTGTGATAGGTTCATGCTGAGGACTCTGAAGAGAATCTGTGGCATGTCCTTTCTAGATTCTGAGAGTTTATTGGCCTATatgaattttctttcatttgtaaaaaCATCGCTTCAGTCATCATTTGCATATGGCATTCCTCTGAGTGTGCCTAACTCTGTTCCTTAATTTCACACTATAGACTACTTTAGTATTAATAtctctatttataaataaaatcataggtTGGAGTAGAGGAATGAGGATTCATCCCACTTTTCTAGGGGCAAGCAAGGGAAACATAGTCATATACAGTTTAAAGTCAGGTCTGTGTGTGTTGTAACAATTTTTGTATTCTAGCCTTGTATTCTGAAAACCTCTTTGAAAACCTTCATAACTCACTATGATACTGAAGTTCTATCAGATTCCTTCTTGTACCTACTAGCTATCTCCTATTATTTCATGCTATGGCTTATGCCTATTTAAGGTAAGTCTGTACTTTCCTACACAGGAATGTGCTGATGTTGGGAGCAATATGTGGGATAGTAATATACCCATGTAGAATGCAAATGCTACTAAACTAGTGAATGACAGGCACTTTTCAGAAGCAAATGCATTGTATAGatgttaaaaaaatgtatttctctttcaaagtagaaaattctattttcaacAGTCCAAGGGATATAAAATAGTTTATCAGGTCAAAGCCATCATTTCCCCTCACCAGTGTTTCTATTTCACTACTCAGGTTTCCATACTCTTCCTTGTGTTTACTTCAACCAATATACTTACTGAAGTTGCACattcagtcttatttataattttcttgcAAACTACTGGAAATGATTTTGTGTAGGGTCACAGTCTACAGGAGACATATGACAGCAAACATGGCAGAGCTATGTTTG contains:
- the LOC117702706 gene encoding olfactory receptor 4P4-like → MGFGNLTEFIFLGLFHNENVKAMCAVLFLLCYLAILCGNLVVLITLRGSQLIEQPMYYFLSYLSFMDVCFTSTVAPTLIIDLFVQRNTISYSGCITQMFYAHFFGATEIFILVAMAYDRYVAICRPLYYMITMNRQVCYILVIASAIGAFIHSLVHVFIIIRLPFCGTNEIDHYFCDILPLMKLACTDTRLLVIVVITTTGVLSILTFLALVISYIIILSILRTRSSEGRRKALSTCGSHITVVFMFFLPLIFTYVPMGDSVGDDKVFALFYTMIAPLFNPLIYTLRNTDMKNAMRKVWCQDKLFEGK